The following are from one region of the Ptychodera flava strain L36383 chromosome 15, AS_Pfla_20210202, whole genome shotgun sequence genome:
- the LOC139152081 gene encoding tectonin beta-propeller repeat-containing protein 1-like: protein MSSTYLWGVDIFGNTYLLSNDGQYWEELKGQQLEMKRVSAVQRCAWGLGCDHQIYVYVHSTDVPIRLQVNTFENQRWNPVDGFTAKKLLFHDRWAWSNEDGTKQCPRSIFKLPSENWSWESDWCVDENIRGNPTGKGGWQYAVNFKRHYTADKKWNSCVRRRKWIRYKRYHAVDMWAKVESPFSDALQNHSWTLL from the exons ATGTCATCAACTTATCTGTGGGGTGTTGACATCTTTGGCAACACCTACTTATTATCCAATGATGGACAATACTGGGAAGAGTTGAAAGGTCAACAGCTTGAAATGAAAAGAGTGTCAGCTGTTCAACGATGTGCATGGGGACTAGGCTGTGATCATCAAATCTATGTCTATGTCCACTCTACTGATGTTCCAATAAGACTGCAAGTCAACACATTTGAAAACCAG CGTTGGAATCCAGTGGATGGCTTCACAGCAAAGAAATTGCTATTCCATGATAGGTGGGCATGGAGTAATGAAGATGGTACAAAGCAGTGTCCAAGAAGTATCTTTAAATTACCGTCAGAAAACTGGAGTTGGGAAAGTGACTGGTGTGTAGATGAAAACATTCGAGGAAACCCAACTGGAAAAGGA GGTTGGCAGTATGCTGTCAATTTCAAACGGCACTATACAGCTGACAAAAAATGGAATTCCTGTGTGAGACGAAGGAAATGGATAAGATACAAACGATACCATGCTGTGGATATGTGGGCAAAG GTGGAGAGCCCCTTCAGTGATGCATTACAGAACCATTCATGGACATTGCTGTAG